The genomic interval GAAAGGAAAAATTCCATAAAGATTTCCTTCTCCTATTATATGAAAACGGGGTTTATCCTTGCTGTGCCTGTACTGTTTTTTACACTGCTTTCACTTTACATAATGTCTTTGATTGTCTGAATTTGCTATTTCTTTCAGGTCATCCTCACTGTAAACCATATTATTATTCTTAATTTTCTCCAGCATATATGATATTTTATTATCATCTGCGTTGATTCCCATATTTGCCAGCTTTTCACGCAGTGCGTGTTTTCCTGAATATTTGTCTATGGTGAAAGAATGCTGCAAGCCAAGCCTTGAAGGATCCATGAACTCATATGTTCCTGGATTTCTTATTATTCCGTCTACATGCACCCCCGATTTATGTGTAAAGGCAGTGGATCCGGTTACCGGATAATTAGGTGGCATTGTAATTCCACTGTATTTTTCAATAAGTTCAGAAAGAGGTTTAAGTGAAAGAAGGTTTATGGCATCCACACCTAAATGGTAATTCAACAGCACACCAAGAGCCTGTGTCGGGATTATTCCAACCCTTTCACCCAGGCCGTTAACAGTGGAATGTATGATGGTAGCGCCGGATTCTGCAGCAGCCAGTCCATTTGCAAGTGCCATTCCCATGTCATTGTGCCCGTGGAAATCGTATTCAACACCTTTTATATCACTTAAATTATTGAATATATATGCCGTTTTCTCCGGGGTCAGTATTCCAAGAGTATCTGCTATTGAAACCCTGTCTGCCCCTGCATCCACAGCTGTCCTTACCACATTCCTCAAAAAGTTTATATCGGTCCTGGAAGCATCCTCTGCGGTAAATCTTACGGGTATCCCTGTCAAGGAAGCATAACTTATTGAATCATATATTATATCCAGTGCCTCTGTGCGGCTCCTGTGTGTTTTGTTATCCAGATGTATATCACTTACACCGTAGAATATTGCTATCCTATCAACGCCAAGCGATGCTGCGGAATCGATATCAGAATTGACAGCACGGCTATGCGCAATTATCTCTGAATTGATCATCCCGGAAGCTTTCATATCCATTATTTCTTTTATAGCAGAGTAAATATCAGGCGAGACCAGTGGGTGACCTGCTTCAATCATTGCAACATGTGCATCTGATAGAAGTTGCGCAATTTCTATTCGCTGATTTTTATTGAAAAGCACCCCGGGAGTTTGTTCACCCTCCCTGAGTGTTGAATCCAGTATTCCAACTTTTAAAGGCATAGTGTTCTATATGCTCATTTAATAAATAAAATTTTCGTATTATTTCTACTAATTTCGTAAATTATGTGATAATACAAAATCTTTTTAAATGCTATTTGCTCATGGACGTATGATACTTTCAGTAGATGGTGGAGGAACAAAAACTGCCGCCATAATAGTGGATGAGAAGAATTACAGACTTGCTGGATTTGGAGTTGCCGGCCCGAGCAATGTCCGCAGTGTTACAGCATCAACTTCAAGAAAAAATATTTTAAAAGCTATTAAAAATGCTGAAAAGATGGCTGGAAGCGTTTCCATCACCGGTTCTATTTATGGAATAGCTGGATATGGCGATTCTATTGCATACACAGAGGAGATTAAATCAATTGTAAAGTCTATTGAAGCCATATCCGATGGAAAAGCTGTAATAACAAATGATGGAGAGGCTGCAGTATACCTTGTTACAATGGGCGATGATGGAATAGTTACTGCACTGGGCACCGGTTCCGTTGGAGCTTATATTAAAGATGGGAAAGTTAACAGGATTGGCGGATGGAGTTACCTTACGGATGATGTTGCTTCCGGTTACTGGATTGCAAGGAATGGAATAGAAATGGCTGAAAAAAGCTATGATGGCATTATAGGAAAAACATCACTTATTGAGAAATTGCAGGAACATTTCAAACTTCCGCTCCGTGACCTTGTTGCCGATCTGGAAGCGCATTTTAATAAAAGAGTCATGGCTTCACTGGCAATGGATGTCGACACAGAGGCTGAAAAGGGCGATAAGATTTCAGAGAATGTGCTTTATATGGCTTTTAACGAGATAAAATTAATGATAGATGGTATGAAAAAAAATTTTGAAAAGCCGGTGGCGGTGGGATCCATAGGAGGGGTTATGCAATCCAGAACAATAAGGGAACTGCTTCACCGGGAGTATAATGGAATTAAAATTTTTTATGGGTATCATGTTGCAATAGGGAATGCTATGAGGTTGCTTGGCTCCAGAAGCAGTGAAGTGAGAGATTCCTTTGTATCACAGATGGAAGAGAAAATCGATTTGCTTTCACAGTCAGAGAGAGACTTGCTTTTTATTAAGTAATATCTTTTTCTAAAAAGATACATATATATACACTTTCAATATTATAGATTCATGAGATACCATTTATCTGATATGCTTATACTTGAACAGGTTTCAGAAAGCCCTAAAAAACCTTACAGAATCATAAAAGGCATAGTGGGAAAATTTGATATTGAGTATAAACCCAGCACAGGTATGATATATCCAGCAATAGACCGGTTATTAAAAGCAGGTTATATAAAAAAAACCATTGATGGATATATAATAACAGAGGAAGGAAAAAAATACAGGTCAAACAACCGGGAAAACTATGAAAAGCTTATATCGAATTTTATGGATAATAAACTATTCTTCAGAAATCTAAGAAAGGCTGTACGTGATTTGATTTCCACAATAAAGGAATCAGACAAAAGCTATATAAGGGAAAATCAGGAAACTATTATAGAAGAGATAGGCGAAATTTCAAGAAAAATTAAAAATAAGGAGTGAATAATATGGATTATAGCATAGAAATAGACAAATTGACAAAGATATTTAACGGAAAAGTTACTGCTGTCGATAACGTCAGCTTGAAAATAGGATCAGGGCAGATATACGGCCTGCTCGGGCAAAACGGGGCAGGAAAATCAACATTAATTAAAATGCTTACAGGCAGCCTGACTCCAACATCCGGTACAGCTAAAATTGCCGGATTAGATTTAACAAAGGACTCAATGAAAATAAGAAAGATTACCGGTGTGGTGCCACAGGATCTTACAACGGATGGAGACCTAAGCGGGAGGGAGAACCTTAAATTGATTGCAGATTTATACGGCATACCGAAAAAAGAGGCCCTTGAAAGAATAGATGTTCTTCTCCATATGGTTGATTTATATGATGTTCGGGACAGGCATGCTGAGAATTATTCTGGCGGCATGAGAAAAAGGCTCGAACTTGCATGTGGATTAATGAATACACCAGAGGTATTATTTCTGGACGAACCCACACTGGGGCTGGATGTTACCACAAGGGAAAACCTCTGGAAATATATCCGGTCGGTACAGAAAGAATTCCATATAACAATAATATTGACATCCCATTATCTGGATGAGGTGGACGCACTTGCAAATGAATTATCCATAATAGACCATGGAAAAATAATAATTTCGGGTACATCAGATGAGTTAAAGAAGAGCCTTAAGGGTGATATTATAACATTAAAAGTAAAAAATGATGATGAATACAGCAAACTGGAAAAATTCCCGGAATCACTTGAAATAAAACGTATGGAAACGGGAGATGTGAGGATGAAGGTAAACAATTCAGATGAAGTGCTGCCAAAGCTTATGAAGTTCCTGGGGGAAAATGAAATTTCTCCAGAAGCTATAAGCATACGCAAACCGTCACTTGATGAGGTATTTATCGAGTATACCGGAAGAAATATAAATTCTGAAGCGGGAAACACCGATTATGCAAAATTAATGATGGGGAGGAGATAAAATGGGTGGCTTGATACCTTTAACTATAAGGGATCTGAAAAGATGGTACAGGAACCCTATATCCGCTGTGGTTGGTGTGATTCAGCCTATATTCTGGATTGTGCTGTTCGGCAGTGCCTTTGATATTGCAAAATTTGGTGGGCCTGCAAGTTCTGCGTTCTTTGAGGGGGCGCCAAACTATATAACATATCTTATGGGAGGAATATTGACAATTATAGGGCTGTTTACGGGTATGTTCTCAGGAATTAACATAATATGGGACAGAAGGCTTGGAATACTGCAGAGGTTCCTTATAGCACCCATAAATAGGGCATCTATAGTATTTTCCAGGATCCTCTCATCGGTGGCAAGAATACTTGTCCAGATTGTAATACTATTCGTCGTTGCCTTCCTGATACCGGATGGGTTGAAAATTGAACATGGGTTTACAGCTATGGATGCTGTAGTGCTTGTTTCAGCAGTATTGATGATATCGTTTATATTTTCATCCCTGTTCAGCATCATAGCAGTCAGGACAACAAAAATGGAGTCCGTATTTGGAATAGTAAATCTGATAAACCTGCCACTTATGTTTGCCAGTTTCGCAATGTTTCCACCTGACCTTATGGCTGGCTGGTTGGAAAATGTTGCCAGGTATAACCCCGTATCATGGTCCGCACAGTCCATAAGAATGGTGATAATAAACGGTACATTAAGTGCGAGTGAAGCCCACACAGTACTTCTTTACATGATGGGATTGCTGGCATTGACTGTCTTTATGCTGGTACTTACCTATGTGATATCCAACAAAGAAATACGTGGATAATCAGGAAATTACTGTACCACCACATTTTTCATTATACAATATATTTTTATATTCATTTAAATCAAACCCGTTTATAACAAATATTTTTATTCCAGCCCTTTTTGCTATTGTTAATGATGTTATGTCCATAAACACATTTGTTCCTGCACCGGTAGAATTTTTAATGGATAATGAAATAGCCTCATTATAGGAAAGTTTTGAGAATTTCTTTGCATCATTATCGATTTTCGGGTCAGATGAGTAAACGCCATCAACAGATGTTGCATTTATAAGTACTTTTGAGCCGATTCTTTCTGCAAGAAGTGTTGATACAGTATCTGTAGTATGTCCAGGCTCTGTGCCACCCATTACAACATACCTGTAATTATGGAGCATTTCAGCAGCGTCGTTGATATTTGTGGGAATTTTAGAGTTTACGTCATCAAAGAATGTTGTCATCGCCAGGGCATTTATCCTGGTAGCGTTTATTCCGATTTCATCCAGTATATTATCGTTAACATTGTATTTCTTCAGGTCAGATATATATGTCCTGGCAAGCTTTCCACCACCCACCACAATGCCGAATTTGTCGTATGTGGAAATAGATTTCATTGTTTCTGAAAATTCTTCCATTAATTTAAGATTGAGCCTTTCCTTTGATATTATTGATCCACCCAGTGATATAACTACACTATTCATTTGATTTCATTAAGGTTAAATATTATTATAAAATTTTCTATAATGGATGATGAAGATTATAAACGCTATGAATTTAAAAAAGCCATGGAAGAGCTGTCTAAATTACATGGCCGTGGAACGGAATTAATATCACTTTACATCCCGCCAGACAAACAGATTTCTGATGTGGTACAGTATTTAAGGGAGGAGTTTTCCACTTCTTCAAACATTAAATCAAAAACAACCAGAAAAAATGTCCTGGGCGCTATCGAGTCCATAATGTCCAGGCTAAAATATTATAAACAGCCGCCTGAACACGGGCTTGTGTTTTTTGTCGGCCATGTCGCAACGCGAGGTGACCAGACAGAGATGTATACAAAGATAATAGAACCTCCACAGGCTATACAGACCTTTTTATATAAGTGTGATTCGAGCTTCCATCTGGAGCAGCTAACAGACCAGTTGAAAGAAAAGGAATTATACGGGCTTATAGTAATAGACAGAAAAGAGGCAACTATCGGTTTCCTTCGAGGGACAAAAATAGATGTTGTTGACTATGAATATTCACTGGTTCCAAGCAAGCACCGACAGGGTGGACAGTCATCGCGAAGGTTCGAAAGGCTTATAGAAATTGCCGCAAATGAGTTTTTTAAAAAGATAGGAGATATAGCAAACAGTACATTTATGCCAGTTATAAAGGATGTAATAACCATATTTGTTGGCGGCCCTGGCGCAACAAAGGAGTATTTTATAGAGAAAGATTATCTGAGGAATGAAATAAAAGATAAGATAAAGGATCTATTTGATATAGGATACACGGATGAATCAGGATTAAGGGAACTGGTAGAAAAGGCATCTGAATCAATAAAGGATATGAGGATAACACGGGAAAAGGACATTATAAACAGGTTTCTCAGGGAAATAAAAAAATCTGATGGTGGGCTTGGCGTATATGGTGAAGCTTCAATAATCAATGCTTTGAAAATGAAAAATATCGAATTGCTGATAGTATCAGATAGTATAAGAAAAATAAAATATTTTTATAAATGCCCTGTATGTGGTGCGGAGAAAACATTCACGGATGAGCCAACTGAAGAACCAGTATGCGACAATGATAACACCCCTATGAACTTCGAAAAGGAGGATGATTTCATAGAAGACCTCTATAAAATGGCGGAGGAATCAGGAACGAAGGTAGAAATGGTTTCAGAAGATAGCGATGAGGGAAGGTTATTAAAAACAGCATTTGGGGGATTGGCAGGAATATTAAGGTATGTTCCCGAAAACCAGTTAAACATATGAAGTGCCAGAAAACACAGCAATTATTGTGATGGAAATTATATCCATCCGGTTATTTTCTATATACTATTTGCATGCCATTGCTCCGGTGGAAATTTTCTATAAATCCTTTATTTCTATGCTTTATAAATCATATATGCCATCAGAGTGATATATAGCACATCGATTGTCTAAAAAAATAAATATTCAATTACCATAAAAGATAGTGAATCCGTTTTTCCTCTTTTTCAAAAAATTCAGGAAATACTCCAGAAATCATGTGATAAAAGCTTCTATTCTAACAATAGCGGTGATAGTATATTCTGTATTCAGTGAGTTTTTTATTGAGGATTCGATTGTTTCCAGTGGAATTCATTCTTTATTTTCAAGCCTCTGGTGGACAATGCAGACAATAACGACTGTTGGATATGGGGACACTCCTGTTTATGGCCTTGCAGGGAGAGCAAATGGCATGCTTATAATGGTAATCGGGATAGGTTCACTGGGTTATCTGATGGCAGGATTGACAAGCATGTTAATAGATATCAGATTATCTTCAAAATTAGGTGAGAGAATGGCTGCTGAAAAGAAACACATAGTGCTATGCAACTATAATGAAAGTACAAAAAAAGTGCTTGATAAAATAAAATATGATGGCATTGACATTGTTATACTCAATGAAAATGAGGTTAAAGGCGATAATGAATACACGTACATTAAAGGCAGTTTTCTCCGGGAAAATGATCTTATAAGGGCAGGAATAAAAAAGGCCTCATCGGTAATAATTTTTTCAAGGTCCGAGGATAAGGAACAGATGGCAATGGATGCTGAAAGCATATTATCTGCAATGATAATAAGGAAACTTAACCCGGAAATTAGAATTATAGGTGAAATTTTGAACCCCGACAGCCGTGAACACGCGTCAAGTTTTATGGATGATATAATAATAAAAGGCGATGTATCATCTATGCTAATCTATTCTTCAATAATGATTCCTGGAATTCCGGAGTTTATCAATGACCTCTTAATGTCCAATAGCATTTCTGAGGAAGATATAGATGAAAAATATGCCAGCAGCACATACCATGAATTTATCAGCAATATGGAAAAGGAAAACCGTATCGTTCTTGCATTCAGAAAGCAGGATAAAATATACTTAAGGGAAAATTCAGATAAAAAAATAGATGTTGATAGTTATATATTTATAAAAAATTGATTACTGGTATAAGCCCAGGTCCTCTGTTTTCTTCTTCTCGCTTATATCCCTTCCCATAGTCGCTGCAAGGTCATTATAGAACTTAGTAACGTTCTTGTCTATGGATGGGCGTATAGTTTTCATGGCTTTTATAAATGCATCCTGATTGACCTCGGTTGCTTCAGGGTTGTTACGGTATGCCATCATTCCGGCTTCTCTGCAGAGATTTTCCAGGTCAGCCCCAACGTATCCGTCAGTTTTTCTGGCAATATCCTTGAGATCAACATCTTTCGCAAGGGGCATTTTCCTTGTGTGGACTTCCAGTATCTTTAAACGGCCTTCCTCTTCAGGCGGCGGTATGTATATGATTTTATCAAATCTGCCTGCCCTTAGCAATGCAGGGTCAATTATATCAGGCCTGTTTGTAGCGGCTATAACCACCACCCCTTTCAGTACCTCAATGCCATCCATTGAAGTCAACAGCTGGTTAACAATACGTTCTGTAACCCCTGAATCCATGGATGTCCCCCTTCTGGGTGCAATTGAATCTATTTCATCCATAAATATGATTGCAGGTGATACCTGTTTTGCCTTCTTGAATATTTCACGGACAGCCTTTTCACTATCACCAACCCACTTGGAGAGAACTTCCGGGCCTTTCACGGAGATGAAATTGGCGTTGCTTTCGTTAGCCACTGCCTTGGCAAGCAGGGTTTTTCCGGTACCTGGTGGGCCATAAAGCAAGAATCCTTTTGGTGCCCTGATTCCCAGCCTGCTAAATACGTCTGGATTTAAAAGTGGCAGTTCCACAGCTTCACGGAGTTCTGATTTCAGGGCTTCGAGTCCACCAATATCGTTCCATTTTATATTTGGAACTTCGACTGTTACTTCCCTGAGGCTGCTGGGTTCAATTGTTTTGAGTGCTTCCATGAAATCGTCCTCTGTAACAATCATTTTCTCCAGTACCTCAGTGGGTATTGGCTTATCCAGATCAATTTCAGGCAAATACCTCCTGAGTGCATTCATAGCAGATTCCCTTGTTAAAGCCGCCAGATCTGCCCCAACAAAACCGTATGTAATGTCGGCTATTCTGCTGA from Ferroplasma acidiphilum carries:
- the prf1 gene encoding peptide chain release factor aRF-1, encoding MDDEDYKRYEFKKAMEELSKLHGRGTELISLYIPPDKQISDVVQYLREEFSTSSNIKSKTTRKNVLGAIESIMSRLKYYKQPPEHGLVFFVGHVATRGDQTEMYTKIIEPPQAIQTFLYKCDSSFHLEQLTDQLKEKELYGLIVIDRKEATIGFLRGTKIDVVDYEYSLVPSKHRQGGQSSRRFERLIEIAANEFFKKIGDIANSTFMPVIKDVITIFVGGPGATKEYFIEKDYLRNEIKDKIKDLFDIGYTDESGLRELVEKASESIKDMRITREKDIINRFLREIKKSDGGLGVYGEASIINALKMKNIELLIVSDSIRKIKYFYKCPVCGAEKTFTDEPTEEPVCDNDNTPMNFEKEDDFIEDLYKMAEESGTKVEMVSEDSDEGRLLKTAFGGLAGILRYVPENQLNI
- the pyrH gene encoding UMP kinase; this translates as MNSVVISLGGSIISKERLNLKLMEEFSETMKSISTYDKFGIVVGGGKLARTYISDLKKYNVNDNILDEIGINATRINALAMTTFFDDVNSKIPTNINDAAEMLHNYRYVVMGGTEPGHTTDTVSTLLAERIGSKVLINATSVDGVYSSDPKIDNDAKKFSKLSYNEAISLSIKNSTGAGTNVFMDITSLTIAKRAGIKIFVINGFDLNEYKNILYNEKCGGTVIS
- a CDS encoding daunorubicin resistance protein DrrA family ABC transporter ATP-binding protein; its protein translation is MDYSIEIDKLTKIFNGKVTAVDNVSLKIGSGQIYGLLGQNGAGKSTLIKMLTGSLTPTSGTAKIAGLDLTKDSMKIRKITGVVPQDLTTDGDLSGRENLKLIADLYGIPKKEALERIDVLLHMVDLYDVRDRHAENYSGGMRKRLELACGLMNTPEVLFLDEPTLGLDVTTRENLWKYIRSVQKEFHITIILTSHYLDEVDALANELSIIDHGKIIISGTSDELKKSLKGDIITLKVKNDDEYSKLEKFPESLEIKRMETGDVRMKVNNSDEVLPKLMKFLGENEISPEAISIRKPSLDEVFIEYTGRNINSEAGNTDYAKLMMGRR
- a CDS encoding PadR family transcriptional regulator produces the protein MRYHLSDMLILEQVSESPKKPYRIIKGIVGKFDIEYKPSTGMIYPAIDRLLKAGYIKKTIDGYIITEEGKKYRSNNRENYEKLISNFMDNKLFFRNLRKAVRDLISTIKESDKSYIRENQETIIEEIGEISRKIKNKE
- a CDS encoding ABC transporter permease, encoding MGGLIPLTIRDLKRWYRNPISAVVGVIQPIFWIVLFGSAFDIAKFGGPASSAFFEGAPNYITYLMGGILTIIGLFTGMFSGINIIWDRRLGILQRFLIAPINRASIVFSRILSSVARILVQIVILFVVAFLIPDGLKIEHGFTAMDAVVLVSAVLMISFIFSSLFSIIAVRTTKMESVFGIVNLINLPLMFASFAMFPPDLMAGWLENVARYNPVSWSAQSIRMVIINGTLSASEAHTVLLYMMGLLALTVFMLVLTYVISNKEIRG
- a CDS encoding potassium channel family protein, whose amino-acid sequence is MNPFFLFFKKFRKYSRNHVIKASILTIAVIVYSVFSEFFIEDSIVSSGIHSLFSSLWWTMQTITTVGYGDTPVYGLAGRANGMLIMVIGIGSLGYLMAGLTSMLIDIRLSSKLGERMAAEKKHIVLCNYNESTKKVLDKIKYDGIDIVILNENEVKGDNEYTYIKGSFLRENDLIRAGIKKASSVIIFSRSEDKEQMAMDAESILSAMIIRKLNPEIRIIGEILNPDSREHASSFMDDIIIKGDVSSMLIYSSIMIPGIPEFINDLLMSNSISEEDIDEKYASSTYHEFISNMEKENRIVLAFRKQDKIYLRENSDKKIDVDSYIFIKN
- a CDS encoding BadF/BadG/BcrA/BcrD ATPase family protein translates to MILSVDGGGTKTAAIIVDEKNYRLAGFGVAGPSNVRSVTASTSRKNILKAIKNAEKMAGSVSITGSIYGIAGYGDSIAYTEEIKSIVKSIEAISDGKAVITNDGEAAVYLVTMGDDGIVTALGTGSVGAYIKDGKVNRIGGWSYLTDDVASGYWIARNGIEMAEKSYDGIIGKTSLIEKLQEHFKLPLRDLVADLEAHFNKRVMASLAMDVDTEAEKGDKISENVLYMAFNEIKLMIDGMKKNFEKPVAVGSIGGVMQSRTIRELLHREYNGIKIFYGYHVAIGNAMRLLGSRSSEVRDSFVSQMEEKIDLLSQSERDLLFIK